A region of the Callithrix jacchus isolate 240 chromosome 5, calJac240_pri, whole genome shotgun sequence genome:
TCAGTGGGAGGGACGGAGGCTTGAGCTTCCCTGGTCCCCCAGATCATCTGGCTGCTGCTTTCCCCCGCTGCAGCTGCACCCCTTGACCTCCCAGTCTGTGAGGTGCCAGCCTGCCCCGTGCAGGATTCTATGGCCAGCAGGTGCCAGCGCGTGATGCTTTGTGCGCTTTCTGACGTCCCGAGGCCAACGGTCACGGTCACCAAGTTCTGCACACTTGGCACCGGCCGCAGACTTCGGAAACTTGTGGAAGCCGAGTTTCTAAGGAAAGGTCCCGACCGCTACACTGTTGTCATGGGCAGCTGTCTGAGCCAATTCCTGGGCTGGCCCCGGGCCAAGCTGCCGCCCCAAGCCCAGAAGCCCCGGGCCCTGCGCTCCAGACCCTTCCGACGCTCCCAGGTCCAGGACTGCTACAAAGTCGTCTATGTCCACAGGCCGCGCTGGGTCCGCACCCGGCCCCTCCCCAAGGCTCCTCCAGGCTGGGACAATGCCCGCATCTGGAGGTACTTTTCCAAGAGACCATCGCTCCAGAGCTTCATTGTCCCGGGCTCTTCCGATATCGGCCAGGCCTACGTTAAGTGGCGGCTTTGGCACGCCCGGCACCCGCCGTCTGTCCCCAGCCTGGTGACCGTGAAAATCGCCCCGCCGGAGCACAGAGGGGAGCCTCGACAAGCCTCACCTGCCCCGGAGCGCCCAGATCCCTGTGCCAGGGAGACCATGCTCAAGGCCCTCAGCCAGTGCAACAATGGAAAAAGGAAATTCACCGAACCACTCTGGTTTGAGGCCCCGGACGCCAAGCGGAGGAAGCAGAACCCGGCACCCAGGCCTTCTGCCTTCAAGCCCGTCAGGAGACGTAGAGAGGCAAGCCCGTCAAGAGACAGCCCCATCTTTGTGCCCAGGCCTGGGCCGCTGAGAATCCTCCGAACTCCCGCAGCAGTGTCTTCGGGGAGATTCGGCCTTCCCTTAGTCCACCGCCCGCCCTACTGCAGGAAGTACGCTGTCCAGAGCCCAGTCCCAGCGGCCACCACGGGAGCTCTAGCAGCAGGTGCAGCAATGTCTCCATGTCTTGGGCCTTCCTATCCCCCAAGGAGCCGCTCCGGGGTGGGGACCATGCACCTCTGAGCACACCCAGACTGCAGCCCGGCTCAGAGTCAGGGCCCTGCTCCCTTCTCCTGAGCCTCCAGACTCCTTCACCCTACTGACCCCTGTTTCACCCCCAcaggagccactgagcccacCGGGGCACTTCCCACCGCTTCAGCTGACCACTctgccagccccagccccgccTCTCCTTAGCCTGCGGAGCCCCCACTGAAGAGACATCGTTGCTCTCAGaacccttccctttcccctgccCACCCACTTCTGCCTTCTCCCTGGAACAGGAGGCAGCCATATCCTCTATTTTCCCAGTTTgtatagtaaatatttgttcttcttttaaataatagtgtctttattatttaaaaaaattgaaatcagctGAATATccttaagcaaaaaataaagaaaaattcaagccaCACCTCACactatatacaga
Encoded here:
- the LOC118154026 gene encoding POM121-like protein 2 is translated as MASRCQRVMLCALSDVPRPTVTVTKFCTLGTGRRLRKLVEAEFLRKGPDRYTVVMGSCLSQFLGWPRAKLPPQAQKPRALRSRPFRRSQVQDCYKVVYVHRPRWVRTRPLPKAPPGWDNARIWRYFSKRPSLQSFIVPGSSDIGQAYVKWRLWHARHPPSVPSLVTVKIAPPEHRGEPRQASPAPERPDPCARETMLKALSQCNNGKRKFTEPLWFEAPDAKRRKQNPAPRPSAFKPVRRRREASPSRDSPIFVPRPGPLRILRTPAAVSSGRFGLPLVHRPPYCRKYAVQSPVPAATTGALAAGATEPTGALPTASADHSASPSPASP